In Ornithinibacter aureus, the genomic stretch GAGCATCTCGAAGGGCCGGTTGTGTTCGACTCGCAGTTCCTTGTCCTCGTCGATGAAGACCTTGACTCTCCCGACACATCCTGCTCTAATAAAGGCAATACTTAATTAAGGATGTGATGAAGTGCCCGCAACGGACTCGCTGAGCCTGGTATTCGCCGCGCTCGCCGACCCAACGCGTCGCGCGATCCTCTCGACGCTCGCCCAGGGACCAGCGACCGTCGGCGAGGTGGCCTCACCGTTCGCAGTGACCGCACCGGCGATCTCGCAACACCTGAAGGTCTTAGAGCGGGCAGGGCTGGTCACGCGCACTACCAAGGCCCAATGGCGAACGCTGTCCATGCAGGCCAAACCGCTCGACGAGGCTTCCG encodes the following:
- a CDS encoding ArsR/SmtB family transcription factor — translated: MPATDSLSLVFAALADPTRRAILSTLAQGPATVGEVASPFAVTAPAISQHLKVLERAGLVTRTTKAQWRTLSMQAKPLDEASAWVEKHRREWNLRLDALDAHLQTMKTRPTPTTEEAES